The nucleotide window AGTCCAAAGTTAAAATCAAAAAATCGATTCAGTAAATATCTTTTGCAAACAGAAATAGCGAAAGGTTTTTTGCACATTTTTAGGAATATTACGCTTCTCTATATTCTGCGAAAAAATATACGAAGAACAAATACAATGATTTTTCTAAAGAAAATTGCAAAATAAAAAAATGAAAACCAAGAGACAAGAGAAAAGTCCTTTCGTCAACAATTGTTATAGTTGTAAAAACCTTTCCCTCTTTTCCTGCCAATATATCCTGCCGCTATCATTCTTCTCAATAGGGACGGAGGTGCAAAATCAGGATCTCCAGTTTCAGCATACATAAATTCTCCAATCTGAAGAAGCACATCAAGGCCTATGAGATCCGAAACTTTGAAAGGTCCCATAGGGAAACCGGCACCGAGTACCATTGCTTTGTCAATATCCTCGATCGAAGCAAGCCCCTGATCGAATTTCCTGAATGCTTGAAAAAGATAGGGGATCAAAAGGCGATTTGAAATGAATCCCGGCACATCCTTTGAAACTACAGGAATTTTTCCTTCCGATTGGATAAATTTGCAAGCTTTGTCAATTACTGCATCAGTCGATTGCATTGCCTTGACAATCTCAACAACTTTCATAAGTGGAGCAGGATTGAAATAATGAATTCCGCACGCCCTTTCAGGCTTTTTCAGGGCTGAAGCAAGCTCTGTCAAAGGAATACAGGAAGTATTTGAAGCAATTATTGTATCATCTTCCACAACTTCTTCTATATTTGTAAATACCTTTTTCTTTAATTCTGCTTTTTCAAATACCGCTTCTATTACAATATCACAGCCCGATAAAACTGAAAAATCATCTGAGAGATTTATCCTCGCAATGATATTTCCTATTTCTTTTTTATCGATTTTTCCCTTTTCAGCTCTTCCTTTCACCATTCTTTCAATGAATGACAAACCATCTTTTCTTTGAGAATCATTCAACTCAACCACAGCAACTTCATATCCTGACTCCGAGGCAGTCTGTGCAATACCTCTACCCATAGTGCCAAAACCTACAACGCCAATTTTTCCAAAGGATGTCTTTATAGTTGAAACTTTTTCATCTTTTTTCTTCTCATCTGTAGTCCCAAATTCACCCTTTTTTTCGTAGACATAAAATCCTTTCCCACATTTTCTACCTACAAAACCACTTTGGGCATATTTCCTCAAAAGGTGTGGCGGTTTGTATCTTTTCTCTCCATATTCATTATATAGACTCTCGAGCACTGTAACCATTATGGGAAGCCCGGCAATGTCAATCATTTCAAGGGGACCTTTCGGAAGCCCAAATCCAAGACGGCAGAGAGCATCTATATCTTTGGCAGTTGCAGTTTTTTCTTCAAATATCCTGACTGCGTCAGCCCAAAAAGGCATCAATAATTGATTTACTATGTGTCCCGGCGCATCATTTGTAATCACATACTCTTTCCCGAGTTTTTTCACAAAGGAAAAGATTTCCTCCTTTACTTCATCTGAAGTCAACGGTGTAAAAGCGATTTCAACAAGCTTCATAAGAGGGGCAGGGTTGCAAAAGTGTATACCGACTACCTTTTCATGCCTTCGGCAACAAGATGCTATGGAAGTTACGGAAAGTGTTGAGGTATTCGTTATAAATATACAGTCAGGCTTTGCTATGGAATCGAGTTTTGCAAAAAAATCTCTTTTTACCTTCAAATCTTCATAAATTGCTTCAACTACCGCATCCGATTCTGCCAAATTTTCAATACTTGAAGTCCAATCTATATTTGAAAGATAAACTTCCTTTTCCTTCTCACTTATCTTTCCCCGTTTAACGCTTTGTGATAGGAATGCCTCAACATTTTTCTTTCCACGCAAAAGGGCATCTTCATCAATATCGTAAGCAGTAACAGGAAAACCTGATATAACAAGGGCTATGACTATGCCAGAACCCATTGTACCGATTCCAGCTACTGATGTTTTTTTTATTTTCAATCTATTCACTCGTCCTTTTATATTTAAAAATTTTTCAGCATAATTTTCATAATAAAATTAAAAAAATTCTTAGAAAATTCCATTTCAACTGAGAATATTATTCATCAAAGCCTATATACTCCACCCTTCCCTCTTTGCGTGGGGGAACAGGAGGTGACTGGT belongs to Candidatus Schekmanbacteria bacterium and includes:
- a CDS encoding 3-hydroxyacyl-CoA dehydrogenase family protein encodes the protein MNRLKIKKTSVAGIGTMGSGIVIALVISGFPVTAYDIDEDALLRGKKNVEAFLSQSVKRGKISEKEKEVYLSNIDWTSSIENLAESDAVVEAIYEDLKVKRDFFAKLDSIAKPDCIFITNTSTLSVTSIASCCRRHEKVVGIHFCNPAPLMKLVEIAFTPLTSDEVKEEIFSFVKKLGKEYVITNDAPGHIVNQLLMPFWADAVRIFEEKTATAKDIDALCRLGFGLPKGPLEMIDIAGLPIMVTVLESLYNEYGEKRYKPPHLLRKYAQSGFVGRKCGKGFYVYEKKGEFGTTDEKKKDEKVSTIKTSFGKIGVVGFGTMGRGIAQTASESGYEVAVVELNDSQRKDGLSFIERMVKGRAEKGKIDKKEIGNIIARINLSDDFSVLSGCDIVIEAVFEKAELKKKVFTNIEEVVEDDTIIASNTSCIPLTELASALKKPERACGIHYFNPAPLMKVVEIVKAMQSTDAVIDKACKFIQSEGKIPVVSKDVPGFISNRLLIPYLFQAFRKFDQGLASIEDIDKAMVLGAGFPMGPFKVSDLIGLDVLLQIGEFMYAETGDPDFAPPSLLRRMIAAGYIGRKRGKGFYNYNNC